A genomic stretch from Lathyrus oleraceus cultivar Zhongwan6 chromosome 2, CAAS_Psat_ZW6_1.0, whole genome shotgun sequence includes:
- the LOC127119837 gene encoding histone-lysine N-methyltransferase ASHR2, whose amino-acid sequence MAALTSLFKMVNIPNKGRALIAAQDLKAGQTIITESPLLLFSASPLFSPSPSPYCHHCFRTLPPSQTFSCPSCSNYIFCSQKCLSISLNSSHSSWTCQTLSHLQNPASPLSEKSSQLQVQARLIVAAYNLAIHTPSNLETLLSLHSVPNYDKSDAIFGPANFIHSLISPFCPPHMNFSPELAAKVIAIERANSFSLMEPYSPNGPQRSIKAYGIYPITTIFNHDCIPNACRFDYVEKDEHNTDIVIRLIKDVDAGSEICISYQRINKDYSTRKRILMEDFGFVCECDRCKIEANWNEGENKDSDLPHKIFLSKFVCDKVNCSGTLAPLPPKDGEKCNVLECNFCGNLKVDSTT is encoded by the coding sequence ATGGCTGCTCTAACCTCTCTCTTTAAAATGGTGAACATACCTAACAAAGGTAGAGCCCTTATTGCAGCACAAGATCTCAAAGCTGGCCAAACAATCATCACTGAATCCCCTCTCCTTCTCTTCTCAGCATCACCTCTCTTCTCTCCTTCACCTTCCCCTTACTGTCACCACTGCTTCAGAACCCTACCACCTTCACAAACATTTTCATGTCCTTCTTGCTCAAACTACATTTTCTGCAGCCAAAAGTGTCTCTCTATTTCCCTCAACTCCTCTCACTCTTCTTGGACATGTCAAACACTCTCTCATCTTCAAAACCCCGCTTCACCTTTATCAGAAAAATCTTCTCAACTCCAAGTTCAAGCTCGTTTAATTGTTGCTGCTTACAATCTTGCTATTCACACTCCTTCAAATCTTGAGACTTTACTTTCTCTTCATAGTGTTCCGAATTATGATAAAAGTGATGCTATATTTGGTCCTGCTAACTTCATTCATTCTCTTATCTCACCTTTTTGTCCACCTCACATGAACTTTTCGCCAGAACTAGCAGCTAAAGTCATTGCAATAGAAAGAGCAAACTCTTTTAGCTTAATGGAACCTTATTCGCCAAATGGGCCTCAAAGATCCATTAAGGCTTATGGAATTTACCCAATTACCACTATTTTTAACCATGATTGTATTCCTAATGCATGCAGGTTTGATTACGTGGAAAAGGATGAACATAATACTGATATTGTTATTAGGTTGATTAAGGATGTTGATGCTGGAAGTGAGATCTGCATAAGCTACCAAAGGATTAATAAGGATTACTCAACGAGGAAAAGAATCTTGATGGAGgattttggttttgtttgtgaATGTGATAGGTGTAAGATTGAAGCAAATTGGAATGAGGGGGAGAACAAGGACAGTGATCTGCCACATAAGATTTTCTTGTCCAAGTTTGTTTGTGATAAGGTGAATTGTTCAGGAACTTTGGCTCCTCTACCTCCAAAAGATGGTGAAAAATGTAATGTTCTTGAGTGTAACTTTTGTGGTAATTTGAAAGTTGACTCTACCACTTAA